The nucleotide sequence GTTGCTGGTGGCCTCCAGCCTTcaccagcctcttccagggcacCTGAGCAAGCTCACTGCCtgcaggggaagctgaggctggctgagcctcaCTGCGCTCGCTGGTGGCCACCGTCCCTGGAGCTCAAAGCTGCCCAAGTCCCTTTGGTGGTATCACCAAatcccagcaggacaggggctgaagggacctttggagatcatccagaccaaccccctgctaaggTAGGGTCACCTGCAGCATGGTCCACgggtccaggtgggtttgaaagcctccagagcaggagactccacagcctctctgtgcagcctgctccagggctccagcagcctcacaccaaagaggaggagaaacctccTGGATCTCAGATCCAGCCTCTGTGCTGTCTGAGGGCTTGTGCTTTGCCTCTGTTTCCTCCACCTGTTGGTTCCCTTTCCCTGCCATGTTCTGCTCCACTGCTCCACTGCAGGACGTTTCTCATCCCCACGCTGCTGCCCTTTGCTGGGCTGGGACCTgccacctgctctgccctgcagggagctgcctggggacagctgggGCTGAAGCCACAGATGTGAGATGAGCTTGGCCTCAGCcctcccctcacagggaagaggcagcaccATGGGGGATGTCAGGGgtggccaggctgtggctctgggccaGGAGCTGGCCACCACCAGGGCACTGtggcacagctgccacctcacCCAGCACCGGtgaccagctgctgcctgtgcctgtgttCAGTGGTGGCTCTGAAGGCTCTAACTGCCCCTTGACTCCTCTCGAAGCTcctgggtggtgctgctcttcccagcccAGTTCCCACACTGCAGACACAGTCCTGTCCCTGGtgcctggggtgggctggggaccATCTGGGGCTTGGTGTCACCTGGggatggcagctcctgcagacacatggcagctgctgccacctgacTCGGGCCTCATCTGCAGGTCCCCAGGGGAATCACTGTGCTGTGGAACACCACAGGGACAGAACCAAGCCCTGGGTGATGCTTCTGGTGGGATGGAGCCTCCGAGGTCTGCGGGGCTGGAGGCAAGcacagggaaactgaggcacagctgctgccagggctggagcagggcagggatttggGGTTCCTTGGCACTGttcagggctggctgtggggcagctgtgTGACAAGAGgctcacaggagctgctggccaaggcTGCTCGGCGGTGCGTGGCCAGCGCGGGAGCTCTGGCGGCAAAGCCTGGGTGTGCCcggctggagcctggcaccggGCACAGCAAGTGCCATGCTCcaaagggctgggggctgccagctcttccccctcctttgtCCTCTCCTTGAGCTGCTCCTGatcccctgggggtgctgtggccagggctgctggtgggtgCCCCTGCAGGGTCAGGGACgtgggggctgagctgggctgcggtgggtggctgggctgggtgccccatGTTGGCACTATGATGAAGTCTGGAGCTGAGAGGCCTGTGAGGACCCTGCTCCAACCCCCGTGGGCATGCACAGAGGCAGGGCCATGCCACCAGAAAGCCAccctgcaggtgggctctgaggtCCCAGTGTCACAACTGGGGTGCCCACCCCCAGTGTGGGGGCAGCAAACGGCTGCCCAGTGGGAAAGGCCACAGCAAggggagccctggagctctggctggctgggggggacaCCAAACCCCAGAAGACTTGGCCCTAGGGGTGTGCCAGGAGcgtggctgtggcagggaatGTCCTGAGGTGTCCCCATGCCGGGGGGGGAGTGACGAAGCCGCTGCCAAGGgctggcacagagccctgcGTTCCGGGGTGCCCCTTGGGgcctcccccagctcagggggctgcaggttGGGGCAGAGGCTGAGTGGGTCTGGCCAGGGTGGAGCTGGCGCGGGGGTGAGGTGCAGGGGGGGTGCCCGGGGGCTGCTTTGTGACGGTGCCACAGAGCCATCTGCCGGCAGAGGCGCAGGCAGgtggcagccagcctgggcccccagcagcctcccagttcTGCCCCTCTGCGGCTGCTGGGGCGCTGGGGGAGGAGGATGCCCTAGAGGGGCACTCGTGGGGGCAGCCCCACCGTGGTTGGGGGTCACCCTGTGGGGGTCAGCCCTGGGTTGTTGTCCCTCTGGGTCGCTGGCAGTGTCACAGAGGGGTCGAGAGGCGGCTGGGAGAGGGGATTGGTACCCAGCAGGAACAGGTCCCCAgggtggcagggagaggggaggggccATGGTCCTTGTCGGGGGAGGGTTCAGAGCcgggggggtgccagggctgggcataGTGCTCCAggtgcctgcagcctgtgcagcacaggGTGGGACACAGCAGAGACCCCAACCATTAAATGTCCTTTTTATTGCACACCCAAAGAGAGGCTGTAGAAAAGAGGAGGTGAGAGGAGATTGTCTGCCAGCTGAGACTGAGCCACTTCCTCCAGTGCACATCTGCAGGCATcttgcctcttcctcctccccctcctcttcctctgcagcccagggacaAGGATGAGGACAGGGCTGACACCTgcccctttccccaccccccaaggtgcccccccccatgccatgggcactcactgccaccagccccgttggcacatccctgcctgggtccatcctgcctggccccagcaccccccagcacgGTTGTCCCCACAGTGCCACCCACCCTTTGTGTCCTATGAGTGTTGAGTAGGGGGTGGGAAGTGGTGGGGGTGGGACAGAGGATTGCCTTGGGGGGGCTCAGGCCCCTGTCACGGTTGTTTTGTGTATTTCTGTGCCTTTCTTCttgtccctttccccctctgtaCAAAATGAGCAGTGTGGGCATGGGCGGAGGTGACAACGGGGACGAGCCGGGGCcgcccccagctcactgcagcagggcccGGATCTGTTTGGAGGTGGTGTCGTCGTTGAGGTGCCGGGTGGTGTACCTGGGTGGAGAGGGCACGGTCACGCCCCCGGCACCgtgagctgctccactgccaccCCACAACCCCGGCGGCAGCCCTCGGCCCTCCCCCCGGCTCCCGGCTCACCTCAGAGCGTTCAGGAGCCCCTCGGTGCTGGTCGAGGGTTGGTCTTTCAGGACTTTGATGCAGCCTTTCATCtggtggagggagcaggagaggctgtgagaGCCTGGATGTGCCGCGGGGGGACTGTCCccttccttgtgttgaggtggaacacaggaggctccacctcagcatgggCAGGAACTGCTTTGCtgcgagggtgctggagccctgcagcaggctgcccagggaggctgtggagtctcctctggagactctccAAACCCCCCTTGGACATTGCAATGCTGTCTGACctcctggatgatctccagcagTCCCTCCCAACTCCTACCAGCCTATGGttcctccccatcctcctcctcactgctccaggtggggtcaaGTTCCCCTCTGGACCAGCTCAGACAGAAATTCCCCCCCGCAGGGGGACATCCAGGAGGAGGGACCCCTGGGTGTCACAGCTCCGTTGGGATGAGTGGGACCCCCCCCCGGTCCCCCCCCACGGCCACTCACAtcgatcttggaggtctttgcaAAGGCCCCCACGGGGTGGACGTGGTCGTAGAGGATGATGACGCCGACCATCACCCGCATGCAGAAGAGGAGAGTCTCGGTGTTGGTGAAGCGGCTCCGGTACTCCCTGTGCggggggaggggctggctgagccgggctggctgagcccccccaggctgggccCCGGCACCGAGAcgtgcccagcccctgcagggtaCTCACGGGGTctccagcatcaccctgcagaCGCAGGCCATGGTGCTCAGGCAGTCGGTGGTGTCCTCGATCGGGAGGGTCTTGTTCTGAAACCCAGCAGGTCCTGGCTGCCACTTCCCTTCCTGACCCTGCCGTGGTGCTGGGGCGGGAGggaggctgccccctgcccaaggGCCCCCCCCGGCCTCGCTCACCTCTGACACGAACTTGGTGGTGGCGTTGCTGAGAGTTTTGAGCATGGGGGTGGCCTCGGCGTAGAAGAGAGACATCCTGTTGGCCATCTCATTGTTCACCTCGCTCTCTGCATCCAGCTGCgagggaggaggatgggggCAGGGCGTTGGGTTGCCTGACGTGTCCCCTCTGTGCCATCCCCAGCCTGGGAGCCACCCCTgggtgggggcagcagcagcctctcacctGCAGGTTGTTGATGCGGTTCCTGCTGATGGTCCTCCTGTAGTAGCTGAAGTCGTTCTGGATGGCAGGGTTGGTCATCTGGGAGGGGCAGGTCGATATTAGGGACCCAGGTGGGGGGCATGGCCAGCTTGCTGTGCCCAGGGTGAGCCCCTTGGGGGTCACAAGGGACTGCCCTGCCTCGTGGCTGTTGAGTGGTTTCAATGTGGGGACCTCATGGCcgcacccccctcccccaagccCCAGGGGGTCTCGGGGAGGTACCTTGAGCTCATCAAAGCTGAGGGTGAAGTGGAGAATCTCAGCAAACTGCTTGGCCAAGGCTTGCTCCCGCTCGAGGTGCTGGGTCGGGGCATATGGGGGGCTGGTGAGGGCCTCCAGCAAGCTCCTCAGGGCATTCTCTGGGGACAAAGCACCACCGgtccccctcctgctcctcagccccacctggggaaactgaggcacggggCGGCGCGGCATCCACAGCTGAGCACACCCCGTGGGCAGGGCTCTCCGGGACCTGCCCCCACGGTGGGATGCAAGGAGGGGGATGCAAGGAGGAGGGGATGCGGCCTCAGGAGCTCACCCAGCCGCAGGGAGAACTCGTAGAAACGCTTCAGCTTGGCGACCAGCGGGCAGACGGCGCTCCAAGCCCTCTCCTGCAGCCGCAGATCCCCGGGGTTCTGGATGGCCTGTTGCGGGGAGAGCACCGGTGACTGCCCCGCGTGGTGGTGGGGTGTGGGCAGCGGGCGCTGGAGCGGTGCCCACCTCTCGGATCTCCTGCCCGGCGCCCGTGTACGACTGCAGCTCGGCCAGCACTGCCTGCGCCTCCTCCAGCACGGCGTTCACCTGGTTCCACACCGCGGTCTCGGCCTCCGTCGGCTGCGCATCTGCAGGGCAGCGCCCCGGGGAGAGAAACCCGGAGGGCTCTGAGCGGGGCCCCGGGCGGCGAGAGCCGGAGTGGGGTGCCAGCACCCCAGCCCGCAGCTCCCCCCGCCAGCCCGCAGCCCTTCCTGGCGGGTTTCTCCCCCTGGTCCATCTCCTTGCCCCAGTTCGAGCCAAGTCACGGAGAAGGGACAAGTAAGGGGTGAGTCCTGGCTGCCCTGCGACCGTGGTCCTTGCTCATGGGGGTCCccgagcagcccccagccccgggctCGGCCCCAATGGGCTGCAAAGCGCCCCGGGGAAGAGGTGCCGAGAGATAGCCCCAACGGGCACGGGTCTGCCCAACAGCCACGGACCCCCCTCCCCGGGGTGACACCCCCGGGACGGCAAAGGTGGGGGGAGGACATCTGGGATGGGCGCGATGGGCGATGGGCGACGGGGAGGGACGAGGAAACTCAAAATGGTGTCGGATGTGGAACTCAAGAGTAAggacaaaacagaaaaggaaaataaaaatcccatCTCACTTTCAAAGTCAAGGAAAAAATTAGGGCCTTGGTCAAGTTCGTTATAAGTCAACACTTTAAGAAGGTTCCCCATGTGAAACCTGCAAGAGAAgaaacaagagggaaaaaagcatGACCGGTGAGGTGGTGCTCGGGGAAGAGGTGCGGGGCTGCGGGCAGCGGCGGCTTGGAGCCCTcgtccccctcctgctgctccccggGGGGCTCGGGGTGCCGGTGGGTGACCCCCCACGGCCGCTCCCGGCGCcgggctgcagcctcttccccccGCGATGGTGATGAGCGCTGGCAGATGgctgatggagaggaaggagcgaAGGGAGGAGAGAGCGGCCGGGCTCCGGCGAGGAGGGCGAAGCGGTGAGCGAGACCCTCGGGTCTGGGCTACAGGCGTCCCCCCACCTCTGGCTCCGGATCCAACCCCGAAAAGAGGGGTCCTGGGGAGCCCCCGCAGCCCCTCGTCCCAGCGccgaggtgctgctggaggcgGGCGAAGGCGGAGCTGCCTCAGAGGGCGCAGGAGGAGCCAGGAAGGTCGCTCGCtgcgggggcaggggggctgtgcgaccccagccctggctgctttgGGCTGCGCGGAGCTGCTGCGGTGAGCCGAGCTCGGCCTCTCCCCGTCGGGGCTCGGGCGGAGCGGTGGTTGGTTGCTGCTGCACTATTTTTACCCCCCCCGGTCTtgctctgagctgtgcctcgagaggaagaggaggagagggaggaaaggggccCCACGGGGCTGCTCTGTGTCTGATGCCCTGCCATGGTGGTCACCATCTCCCACAcactcctgtgcccaccccgcagctgtgctgtcctgtccctgtcggcccaggccaggctgaagcTGGGGTCCTGAGGCTTGGGCACAGGCTGTGACCACCTCGCTGCCCTTCCTGACACGgatcctttcctcctccttcccttggcCTCCGTGGTGGAGGCAGGGGTCGTGCCGCTCAGCCCAACAGCAGCGGGCACAGGCCTGAGGTCCTCCTGGCCCGggttctgctgctggagtgtgtcctgCATCCCCACTGCTCATCCAGGGAGGTCTCCTTGGTGCTTTCGGGGCTGGGGCCCCTCTCAGGGTCCCACTCCACTGCCCCACTCAGCCCTCCACGGGGTGTGCCTGGGGACAGGGGGCAGCTCGGGGGGCACTGTGCCCGTCCCCATCTGCTGGCGAGCAGCCTCGGCAGCGGCCCCgggcccccccccgcccctgccctgctcacaggaCTTACTTTCAAAATCCAGGAAAAAATGAGGACAGTTTTCTAAATCTTTGCCCAATACCTTTATCAGGTTGCCCATGGCCAGCAGACCTGAGCGAGAGAAACAGAACAGAGTGGAACAGCACCGGGGCTGCCGGCGGGGCACCGCGGCACGCCCGAGCCCCCGCCTGCCATGGCACCTACCTGCACCCAtccccctgggctctgcaccccacgggcctgctgtcccccagcccgTGCCCCCCCGCCCAGGGCACAGGGTCGGGGGCGTTTGCCAGAGCGTGGTGGCTCTCcccacgctgctgctgctgcccttggccGGGGTGAGGAGGGGAGTTGGGGGTGGGTGGGCTCACAAGCATCACTCTtcctgtgggtgcccctggctgTGACACCTCCCC is from Dryobates pubescens isolate bDryPub1 chromosome 20, bDryPub1.pri, whole genome shotgun sequence and encodes:
- the LOC104307473 gene encoding CYFIP-related Rac1 interactor A isoform X2; protein product: MGNLIKVLGKDLENCPHFFLDFENAQPTEAETAVWNQVNAVLEEAQAVLAELQSYTGAGQEIREAIQNPGDLRLQERAWSAVCPLVAKLKRFYEFSLRLENALRSLLEALTSPPYAPTQHLEREQALAKQFAEILHFTLSFDELKMTNPAIQNDFSYYRRTISRNRINNLQLDAESEVNNEMANRMSLFYAEATPMLKTLSNATTKFVSENKTLPIEDTTDCLSTMACVCRVMLETPEYRSRFTNTETLLFCMRVMVGVIILYDHVHPVGAFAKTSKIDMKGCIKVLKDQPSTSTEGLLNALRYTTRHLNDDTTSKQIRALLQ
- the LOC104307473 gene encoding CYFIP-related Rac1 interactor A isoform X1 → MGNLLKVLTYNELDQGPNFFLDFENAQPTEAETAVWNQVNAVLEEAQAVLAELQSYTGAGQEIREAIQNPGDLRLQERAWSAVCPLVAKLKRFYEFSLRLENALRSLLEALTSPPYAPTQHLEREQALAKQFAEILHFTLSFDELKMTNPAIQNDFSYYRRTISRNRINNLQLDAESEVNNEMANRMSLFYAEATPMLKTLSNATTKFVSENKTLPIEDTTDCLSTMACVCRVMLETPEYRSRFTNTETLLFCMRVMVGVIILYDHVHPVGAFAKTSKIDMKGCIKVLKDQPSTSTEGLLNALRYTTRHLNDDTTSKQIRALLQ